From a single Nematostella vectensis chromosome 3, jaNemVect1.1, whole genome shotgun sequence genomic region:
- the LOC5511226 gene encoding uncharacterized protein LOC5511226 isoform X2, translating into MAGQVPQNGRRTADELPIPLVMKGKLRAQFPIPDSPTPSQASTVSSTRGYHYTNGGYDHHNESFPGVGHDYEDISHLQVPPTGSRKHANPVYESTKSPVHMAVKRIRQDTERSDASTLSSDSWNPYPKDSKRNTILLAFIGLLSLIACAGVALMAAGVFPSSCTCSSVSRGVNSPMSSMSIEPLIARIQLLERNLTKLGSVTNNKASHKAEEKIRQLEIKLKAMEMRLKQTSENVMTNLTKVRKTVSDEVEELREKQTQVNSVLTSLTANDKSQSQNIGNLKTQSEAIAVDVQFLRENQTTLELKLQTVADEDLRISSEVKALGGKNAGLAAKVSELKVAESNLTKAVQSLKDTDATLKNVLDIMNTTLSRKLSDLASKPPPTGVMPTPGSGPGTSFDQCVFKTDLSKGSSGDTFEMSAFIKEETNKVVIGASCSMDGPDENILIRDIGPDGKLTYQCKCRGESSSAKQRGLQRSACYITGWVCPRS; encoded by the exons ATGGCTGGACAAGTCCCTCAGAACGGGCGAAGAACTGCTGACGAGTTACCGATTCCATTGGTAATGAAGGGAAAACTGCGCGCTCAATTCCCAATCCCCGACTCGCCGACCCCATCGCAAGCATCGACTGTATCCTCAACTCGAGGGTATCACTACACGAACGGCGGGTATGATCATCACAACGAGTCGTTCCCAGGAGTGGGGCATGATTATGAGGACATTTCGCACCTACAAGTGCCGCCGACCGGGTCCAGAAAGCATGCTAACCCGGTATACGAATCGACCAAATCGCCAGTTCATATGGCGGTGAAAAGAATTAGACAAGATACAGAGAGATCTGACGCGTCTACGCTTTCATCCGATAGCTGGAACCCCTACCCCAAGGATTCTAAGCGTAACACCATTCTACTAGCTTTTATTGGCTTGCTATCGCTGATAGCTTGCGCCGGAGTGGCTTTAATGGCGGCTGGCGTCTTTCCTTCGAGCTGTACATGTTCTTCAGTCTCTAGAG GTGTCAACTCCCCGATGTCTTCGATGTCAATCGAACCTTTGATCGCGAGGATACAACTATTAGAACGCAACCTGACAAAACTG GGGTCGgttaccaacaacaaggcgtCTCATAAAGCAGAAGAAAAG ATTCGACAACTCGAGATCAAATTAAAGGCGATGGAGATGAGACTGAAGCAAACTTCCGAAAAT GTAATGACAAACTTAACAAAAGTGCGAAAGACTGTATCCGATGAAGTGGAAGAACTGCGAGAAAAACAAACTCAAGTGAACTCTGTATTGACGTCACTAACGGCTAACGACAAGAGCCAATCACAAAACATCGGCAATCTAAAGACTCAGAGCGAGGCCATTGCTGTCGATGTGCAGTTCCTTAGAGAGAACCAAACCACTTTGGAGTTGAAGCTTCAAACAGTGGCTGACGAAGATTTGAGAATTTCCTCAGAAGTGAAGGCTCTTGGAGGAAAGAATGCAGGACTAGCGGCTAAGGTTTCTGAGTTAAAGGTGGCAGAAAGTAATCTTACGAAGGCTGTACAGAGTCTGAAGGACACGGATGCGACTTTGAAAAACGTGCTGGACATAATGAACACGACACTCTCTAGAAAG TTGAGCGACCTCGCTAGCAAGCCGCCACCAACAGGCGTGATGCCCACACCGGGGAGTGGGCCTGGCACAAGTTTTGACCAGTGTGTGTTCAAGACAGATTTATCTAAGGGCAGTAGTGGGGACACCTTTGAAATGAGCGCGTTTATTAAAGAGGAAACG AACAAGGTAGTTATTGGCGCTTCGTGTTCCATGGATGGTCCTGACGAAAACATCCTTATCAGGGATATTGGGCCTGACGGGAAATTGACGTATCAGTGCAAGTGCAGAGGCGAGTCTTCCAGTGCCAAACAGCGAGGCCTGCAAAGGTCAGCCTGCTACATCACTGGATGGGTCTGTCCCCGTTCCTGA
- the LOC5511226 gene encoding uncharacterized protein LOC5511226 isoform X1 — MAGQVPQNGRRTADELPIPLVMKGKLRAQFPIPDSPTPSQASTVSSTRGYHYTNGGYDHHNESFPGVGHDYEDISHLQVPPTGSRKHANPVYESTKSPVHMAVKRIRQDTERSDASTLSSDSWNPYPKDSKRNTILLAFIGLLSLIACAGVALMAAGVFPSSCTCSSVSRAGVNSPMSSMSIEPLIARIQLLERNLTKLGSVTNNKASHKAEEKIRQLEIKLKAMEMRLKQTSENVMTNLTKVRKTVSDEVEELREKQTQVNSVLTSLTANDKSQSQNIGNLKTQSEAIAVDVQFLRENQTTLELKLQTVADEDLRISSEVKALGGKNAGLAAKVSELKVAESNLTKAVQSLKDTDATLKNVLDIMNTTLSRKLSDLASKPPPTGVMPTPGSGPGTSFDQCVFKTDLSKGSSGDTFEMSAFIKEETNKVVIGASCSMDGPDENILIRDIGPDGKLTYQCKCRGESSSAKQRGLQRSACYITGWVCPRS; from the exons ATGGCTGGACAAGTCCCTCAGAACGGGCGAAGAACTGCTGACGAGTTACCGATTCCATTGGTAATGAAGGGAAAACTGCGCGCTCAATTCCCAATCCCCGACTCGCCGACCCCATCGCAAGCATCGACTGTATCCTCAACTCGAGGGTATCACTACACGAACGGCGGGTATGATCATCACAACGAGTCGTTCCCAGGAGTGGGGCATGATTATGAGGACATTTCGCACCTACAAGTGCCGCCGACCGGGTCCAGAAAGCATGCTAACCCGGTATACGAATCGACCAAATCGCCAGTTCATATGGCGGTGAAAAGAATTAGACAAGATACAGAGAGATCTGACGCGTCTACGCTTTCATCCGATAGCTGGAACCCCTACCCCAAGGATTCTAAGCGTAACACCATTCTACTAGCTTTTATTGGCTTGCTATCGCTGATAGCTTGCGCCGGAGTGGCTTTAATGGCGGCTGGCGTCTTTCCTTCGAGCTGTACATGTTCTTCAGTCTCTAGAG CAGGTGTCAACTCCCCGATGTCTTCGATGTCAATCGAACCTTTGATCGCGAGGATACAACTATTAGAACGCAACCTGACAAAACTG GGGTCGgttaccaacaacaaggcgtCTCATAAAGCAGAAGAAAAG ATTCGACAACTCGAGATCAAATTAAAGGCGATGGAGATGAGACTGAAGCAAACTTCCGAAAAT GTAATGACAAACTTAACAAAAGTGCGAAAGACTGTATCCGATGAAGTGGAAGAACTGCGAGAAAAACAAACTCAAGTGAACTCTGTATTGACGTCACTAACGGCTAACGACAAGAGCCAATCACAAAACATCGGCAATCTAAAGACTCAGAGCGAGGCCATTGCTGTCGATGTGCAGTTCCTTAGAGAGAACCAAACCACTTTGGAGTTGAAGCTTCAAACAGTGGCTGACGAAGATTTGAGAATTTCCTCAGAAGTGAAGGCTCTTGGAGGAAAGAATGCAGGACTAGCGGCTAAGGTTTCTGAGTTAAAGGTGGCAGAAAGTAATCTTACGAAGGCTGTACAGAGTCTGAAGGACACGGATGCGACTTTGAAAAACGTGCTGGACATAATGAACACGACACTCTCTAGAAAG TTGAGCGACCTCGCTAGCAAGCCGCCACCAACAGGCGTGATGCCCACACCGGGGAGTGGGCCTGGCACAAGTTTTGACCAGTGTGTGTTCAAGACAGATTTATCTAAGGGCAGTAGTGGGGACACCTTTGAAATGAGCGCGTTTATTAAAGAGGAAACG AACAAGGTAGTTATTGGCGCTTCGTGTTCCATGGATGGTCCTGACGAAAACATCCTTATCAGGGATATTGGGCCTGACGGGAAATTGACGTATCAGTGCAAGTGCAGAGGCGAGTCTTCCAGTGCCAAACAGCGAGGCCTGCAAAGGTCAGCCTGCTACATCACTGGATGGGTCTGTCCCCGTTCCTGA
- the LOC5505110 gene encoding uncharacterized protein LOC5505110 has protein sequence MVGEKDSSTYRKKRKRVFYGKQKQELNRSDRDESSQTTRGLDEEPGPSHSRSADYTPDHSEQAPASASRKKLSDHGYNESFDGEFSSDDQSLSEFDSDHEDESGDDAEACEYRVVDLGCLSSYLSDVHEGKLEIKETTSARAGLKSSFEVKCSSCHETETLTTSSQIH, from the exons ATGGTGGGGGAAAAAGACTCATCGACGTAccgaaagaaaagaaaacgcgTGTTTTACGGCAAGCAAAAACAGGAGCTGAACCGCTCAGACAGAGATGAAAGCTCTCAAACAACTCGTGGCCTCGACGAAGAACCAGGACCCTCACACTCTCGATCGGCAGATTATACTCCAGATCACAGTGAACAAGCTCCAGCAAGTGCTTCTAGAAAGAAGCTTAGCGACCATGGCTACAATGAAAGCTTTGACGGAGAGTTTTCTTCGGACGATCAAAGCCTTTCAGAATTTGACTCAGACCACGAGGATGAATCTGGTGATGATGCTGAAGCCTGCGAATATCGAGTCGTGGACTTGGGATGCCTCTCTTCATATCTTTCCGATGTTCATGAAG gtaaacttgaaataaaagaaactacTTCAGCAAGGGCAGGGCTGAAATCCTCTTTCGAGGTTAAGTGCAGTTCCTGTCATGAAACTGAAACTCTGACAACATCAAGTCAAATCCACTGA